One region of Chanodichthys erythropterus isolate Z2021 chromosome 24, ASM2448905v1, whole genome shotgun sequence genomic DNA includes:
- the acanb gene encoding aggrecan core protein has translation MSLIWLLLYACIHAIHGMIIFGDMADQDSPLSVSIPVEQTLRPLLGGSMVIPCYFQDNTFQDPGAPTIAPLSQRIKWSYIYKGRISLILVASDGLVQVERDYLDRVHMVNYPMVPNDATIEISELRSSDSGSYRCEVMQGIDDNYDSVGMQVQGIVFHYRAISTRYTLTFEMAKAACIQNSAVIATPAQLQAAYDDGYHQCDAGWLSDQTVRYPIHEPREPCYGDKENFPGVRTYGVRDINETYDVYCFAEKMSGRVFYSMSVEKFTFAEAEDQCAKLGAQLATTGQLYLAWKTGMDVCNAGWLADRSVRYPINIARPQCGGGLLGVRTVYLFPNQTGYPYPDSRYDAICYGEETEMVLTNTSPFPEIYTTTDSMFTVATVTSSSSDYTEDVTTEGEVRGQLVTDEPLKVTSIESHLTLPYNITEVEEEVIKVAAALPNLGYEIPKDNVTAETKGVVFHYRAALSRYAYTFEEAQVACQKLGAVIATPELLQAAYEAGLHQCSAGWLQDQTVRYPIVHLRKNCLGDQEDTPGVRSYNVRPAYERYDVYCYMDQIKGEIFHVSSLAGFTYYEAVAHCRKLGSTLASTGELYAAWNQGFHECSPGWLADRSVRYPVRNPDFSCSDNKTAVHTIYAQPNQTGFPNPYSRYDAYCFKANLSILLDEDTLNVTRTEKDLNMTDITELLRPVRPIVPPMIVDLSGSGSGSASGDPDSISGHMSGSGITSGSISGSGQSGDGSGLLVRLQEGADTLMWQTSASGSTLEAKEGSGSGSGVIITSGIGSGDQGSGEESGLFQEQSGASGLPSGLGSGISGSGSGFFSGGESSGSGFFDVSFIDSEMTDLTARPSGEQELSGITPFGLTDVSGSGSAIDFGSASGFGSGSGSASGSGSASETSSFIPSGHPSGEVSGHNQKNDEEIVILTDNEVIELTFGSTFGPEQGRGSVEISGEGSSQEHYSEDISLSNSTLYEDYWNANETDDPLPERDEQINVTTQVFDMSDQSPLNTTPPTTSVLTTSPSALLQMPKAIEEPSVIDDSANPCDPNPCGQGLCSLQDGFAVCQCHSGFSGENCSTPIQGCAEGWTEFMGSCYIHFDERETWTSAEQHCQELNSHLVSISSRQEQEFVRNQAHDYQWIGLNDRNVQNEFHWTDGSPLEYENWRPNQPDNYFNTGEDCVVMIWHEDGQWNDVPCNYHLPYTCKSGPVTCSSPPEVKNARMLGNSKDRYPVNSIVRYQCDSGFIQRHLSVVRCLPNGQWEEPQVECIGGKTINRLRKRSVKTHPKPVNSRTWRKVL, from the exons ATGTCTTTGATTTGGCTTCTGCTGTATGCATGCATCCATGCCATTCATGGCATGATAATTTTCGGAGACATGGCTG ATCAGGACAGCCCCCTCAGTGTGAGCATCCCTGTGGAACAGACTCTGCGCCCTCTACTTGGGGGGAGCATGGTCATACCCTGCTACTTTCAGGACAACACTTTCCAGGACCCTGGTGCCCCAACCATCGCCCCACTGTCCCAGCGTATTAAGTGGAGCTACATCTACAAGGGCAGAATATCGCTTATTCTGGTTGCCAGTGATGGCTTGGTGCAGGTTGAGAGAGATTACTTGGACCGGGTTCATATGGTAAACTACCCCATGGTGCCAAATGATGCTACAATTGAGATCTCAGAACTCCGCTCCAGTGACTCTGGCTCCTACCGGTGTGAGGTCATGCAGGGGATTGACGATAACTATGATTCAGTGGGAATGCAAGTTCAAG GTATTGTGTTTCACTATCGAGCAATTTCTACCCGATATACATTGACATTTGAAATGGCAAAAGCAGCCTGCATCCAGAACAGTGCTGTTATTGCAACTCCCGCACAGTTGCAAGCTGCCTATGATGATGGTTACCATCAATGTGATGCCGGCTGGCTTTCAGATCAAACTGTGAG GTATCCTATTCATGAGCCAAGGGAGCCTTGCTATGGAGACAAAGAAAATTTCCCAGGGGTACGAACATATGGAGTCCGAGACATCAATGAGACCTATGATGTGTACTGTTTTGCAGAAAAAATGTCAG GCAGAGTTTTCTACTCCATGTCTGTGGAAAAGTTCACCTTTGCAGAGGCTGAAGACCAGTGTGCAAAGTTGGGAGCCCAATTGGCCACCACGGGGCAACTGTACCTGGCATGGAAGACTGGCATGGATGTGTGCAATGCTGGCTGGCTAGCAGACAGGAGTGTACGGTACCCCATTAACATAGCTCGACCCCAGTGTGGTGGGGGGCTTTTGGGAGTGCGAACAGTTTACCTGTTTCCAAATCAGACTGGATATCCATACCCAGACTCCCGCTATGATGCAATCTGTTATGGAG aAGAAACAGAAATGGTTTTAACAAACACCTCACCATTTCCTGAAATATACACTACCACCGATTCCATGTTCACTGTGGCTACAGTCACCTCAAGCTCATCAGACTATACTGAAGACGTGACCACAGAAGGAGAGGTCCGTGGCCAACTGGTTACAGATGAGCCTCTTAAAGTCACAAGCATAGAAAGTCACCTAACACTACCTTACAACATCACTGAGGTTGAGGAGGAAGTCATCAAAGTGGCCGCGGCTCTGCCTAATCTAGGATACGAGATTCCCAAGGACAATGTCACTGCTG AAACAAAGGGAGTAGTATTCCACTATCGCGCTGCCTTGAGCCGCTATGCTTACACCTTTGAGGAAGCCCAAGTGGCGTGTCAGAAACTGGGAGCAGTCATAGCCACCCCTGAGCTCCTTCAGGCTGCTTATGAAGCTGGCCTTCATCAATGCAGTGCAGGTTGGCTACAAGACCAAACCGTCAG GTATCCAATCGTGCATCTTCGAAAGAACTGCCTTGGAGATCAGGAGGACACCCCTGGTGTGCGCTCCTACAATGTTAGGCCTGCATATGAGCGGTATGATGTGTACTGTTACATGGACCAAATAAAGG GGGAGATCTTCCATGTGAGTTCACTAGCAGGCTTCACCTACTACGAAGCTGTTGCCCATTGCAGAAAACTGGGTTCTACTCTAGCCTCAACTGGAGAACTCTATGCTGCATGGAATCAGGGTTTCCACGAGTGTAGTCCTGGCTGGCTGGCTGATCGCAGTGTCCGCTATCCTGTCCGCAACCCAGACTTCAGTTGTAGTGATAACAAGACTGCAGTCCACACTATTTATGCTCAACCAAACCAAACAGGCTTCCCAAACCCATACTCCAGATATGATGCATATTGCTTCAAAG caaatcTGTCTATACTCCTCGATGAGGATACGTTGAATGTTACAAGGACGGAGAAGGATCTTAACATGACGGACATAACAGAGCTGCTGAGACCTG TTCGTCCAATTGTCCCTCCCATGATTGTGGACCTGTCTGGTTCTGGATCAGGCTCAGCATCAGGCGATCCTGATTCCATTTCTGGACACATGTCAGGGAGTGGCATAACCAGTGGGAGCATATCAGGTTCTGGCCAAAGTGGTGATGGATCAGGTCTTCTCGTGAGACTCCAAGAAGGTGCTGATACACTGATGTGGCAGACTTCTGCCTCAGGCAGCACTTTGGAGGCTAAAGAAGGTAGTGGCAGTGGTAGTGGTGTTATCATAACTTCAGGAATAGGATCAGGGGACCAAGGATCTGGAGAGGAGTCTGGACTCTTCCAAGAACAAAGTGGAGCTAGTGGCCTTCCATCGGGACTCGGCAGTGGAATTAGCGGTTCAGGAAGTGGATTCTTCAGTGGTGGGGAATCGAGTGGGTCAGGCTTCTTCGATGTGTCATTTATAGACTCAGAAATGACTGATCTGACTGCAAGACCTTCTGGAGAACAGGAATTGTCTGGTATAACCCCATTTGGCTTGACTGATGTTAGTGGTTCTGGCTCTGCCATTGACTTTGGATCTGCCTCTGGCTTTGGATCTGGATCTGGCTCTGCCTCTGGATCTGGCTCTGCCTCTGAAACCTCAAGTTTCATCCCTTCAGGTCATCCCTCAGGAGAGGTGTCTGGTCACAATCAGAAAAACGATGAAGAGATTGTAATTCTAACAGACAATGAGGTCATTGAGTTGACATTTGGGTCCACCTTTGGGCCAGAACAGGGTCGTGGATCAGTGGAAATCAGTGGAGAGGGCAGTAGTCAGGAACATTATTCTGAGGACATATCTCTTTCCAATAGTACTTTATATGAAGATTACTGGAATGCCAATGAAACAGATGATCCTCTTCCAGAAAGAGATGAGCAAATTAATGTCACCACACAAGTGTTTGATATGTCTGATCAGTCGCCTCTGAACACCACACCACCCACCACTTCTGTACTCACCACTTCTCCTTCAGCTTTACTACAAATGCCAAAAGCTATAGAGGAACCATCTGTTATTGATG ATTCTGCTAACCCCTGTGATCCAAACCCCTGTGGTCAAGGTTTATGCTCTCTACAAGATGGCTTTGCTGTATGTCAGTGTCATTCAGGATTTAGTGGGGAAAACTGCTCAACAC CGATTCAGGGATGTGCTGAGGGGTGGACAGAATTTATGGGCAGCTGTTACATTCATTTTGATGAGCGAGAGACCTGGACCAGTGCTGAGCAGCACTGTCAAGAGCTAAACTCTCATCTGGTTAGCATATCCTCCCGACAAGAACAAGAGTTTGTAAGAA ATCAAGCGCACGACTATCAATGGATTGGGCTAAATGACAGGAATGTGCAAAATGAGTTTCACTGGACAGATGGAAGTCCTTTG GAATATGAAAACTGGAGACCCAACCAGCCAGATAATTATTTCAACACAGGAGAAGACTGTGTTGTTATGATATGGCATGAGGATGGCCAGTGGAATGATGTACCCTGCAACTATCATCTTCCTTATACTTGCAAGAGTGGACCTG tcACATGCTCATCACCTCCTGAAGTGAAGAATGCCAGGATGTTAGGCAACAGCAAAGATCGCTACCCTGTTAACTCCATCGTTCGATACCAGTGTGACAGTGGATTCATACAGCGCCACCTTTCTGTAGTACGCTGCTTACCCAATGGTCAGTGGGAGGAGCCTCAAGTGGAATGCATAGGAG GCAAAACAATCAACAGGCTACGGAAAAGATCCGTCAAGACACATCCCAAGCCAGTCAATAGTCGGACGTGGAGGAAGGTCCTCTAA